The region GTAGATGCCCTGGGCAGCCGGGAGGAGACAGCCATGAGTGGCCAGCTCCTCTCAGGGACCTCCCGCCTCCCGGTCCAAGCACCAGCCCAGGCGTCCGAAGTGGTAGGAAGCTACTAACATTCGTTAAGCGCCTCCTATGCGCCCGGCACTGCGCCACTGTGAGAGCAATTGCCAGGGAGCAATCTGAAGCTCCAAGAGGTTATCTCTTCCTAAAGGCACACAGCTTGTAAATAGCAGTGAGGGTTCGAACCCGGTCAGCCTGGCTCCGAAACACTGCCCAGCCTGTTGCAGAAGGGCTCTGCTTCTCTTCTGCTGTGTGATGCTGGAAGGCCCTCAGTTTTTACCTCTGTACATGGGGCCATAGCCAGCTCTGACTTATCTGGGTTGGTGCCCCTAAAGCTGGGacctgcctggggtggggtggcacCCACCCTACTGAAAGCCAGCAGGAAGTCCAGCCGAGACGTGTTGGGCACTGAGTGGCGCAGCTTCCAGTAGACCAGGTGCTCCCAGGCAAAGACCAGCAGGGCCAGTCCCATGGCCACCAGCAGCATGTAGAAGACGCCCGCCATGTTGTCGATGTCCAGCTTGCTGCTCATTACCTCGTTCTTCTCGTTCTGGCAGATCCCCGAGAGCCACACTGTCtccagcttctgtgtctcccctggcGAGAGGcgggagcggggggtgggggcacaccTGGCTCAGGAAAGACCCTCCCAATGCTCGCCCAAGCCTGGAGCAAGGAGGGGTCTGGAGCCAGCCCCTTACAGGAGCACAGAGGGATCTAGCCAGCAAgggcaggatgggggtgggggaagggaggtggcaatgagcaggaagaaaggaaagcagagtgGGGGCTGGGGTAGACAGTGCCAGCCTTGGACAtgcccacccccacacacacacacccagtaaAAGCTGGCAGACGTGGTATGTTACCTATCATTCACACCTGGGTCAAACCTATTGGTCATCTACAAGCCAGGCACAGAGCTTGGCACACAGAGACTAAAAGCCCAGGTCCTCTAGGACATCCCAGCACCTTAACTGCTATCACTGTCAATCTGTGGCACTGATGGAAAATCAGTTTGACCTCATAGCGCTGAAAGTTCTGGGTTTGGGGGCAGGTTCCGCTGTACTGCTTACATATGTGAGCCCCCTGTCCCAAGGCAAGCCTGAGCCCCAGCTCTGGGATGAGGCAGGCCCTTGGCACTATCCTAGGTGATCTCAAGATGGAAATGGCCAGGACAGGGGTCTAGAGAAAAAAGGATGTCAGCCTCCCCCAAGCCCCACTGTGTGGCCTGAgctccttcctgtcttcctgccCTCCAGGGAGCCTCCTGAAATCCTATTTCCCACTCCCTCCTGGCAagcccaccccttccccaggttTCCATGTGGTCCTTCCAAATGCCAccctcccatcctccctgccccagcctcacTCCCAGAgacctcttcctgcccacaggccCTGGGACTCAGAGAATGGTAGTGGAGATGCTGACCGGCCATCAGGCAGCTGTCCCCACCTCAGGTTCCACGGCCCACCCTGGACCCCAGGCCCCCAGCAGCAGCACCCACCATCCCCCAGGAACTGCAGGAGCGCCAGGTCTATGGCCCGCTTCCAGTGGGAGTCCTTCTGCATGGCGATGCCGTAGCCAGTGGTGGCAAAAACCTTGCCAGAGCCAATGGTGACCAGCTTGCAGCCCTCGTCCTTGCCCGCCATGTAGTTGAGGACAGCAGCATCATAGATGAAGGCATCCAGCTTCCTGGGGACAGGCCAGGGGTCATGTGAGGTGAGGATACCCAACCTGGGGCCTGACAGGGGTCTGGGCTGTGTGAGCCCACTGAGCACTGACCAGGCGGGATGGGTGGGCAGAGACTTCTCTGGTTCCCCTGGATCCTGAATGCAGAGAAGAGCCCTTTTCCATAGCTCAGggaccccacctcccctcctctcagAGAGGCCAGGGGACCCTCTGCCTCCAGAGAACACTCCCTCCGTGCCCAGCCCCTCCGTCTCCCTAGGACCCTAAGAAGGTCACAGCCACCACTCAGATGAAGGCTGAACCCTGCTCAGTATCTCAGCTGCATCTGTGGGCCAAATGGTGGGCCTCCAGTTTTGCTTGAAACTTCACTCTGCCCCCAgacctccctcccccttccctacGAGTCCTACAGGACACCCCGGCCTCCATGTCTCCACCTTGGGTCTCCCAGACAGGGCCAGAGCTGAGGCTGGTCAACGGGGAGCCATGTGGGTAGAGACGGTCAGAGGGTGGGTGCAGGGCTGAGGACCCACCCCATCTTGAGGCTGGTGAGCGCATCCTCCACCGAACGCTGGTTGAACTTGACCATGTGGGTGTGCATCTCTCGGTAGTTGCTGCGAATGTTCCGCTCTGTGCTGCCGTTGGGCACCGTGCCGAAGCGGAAGGGTGGGTACTGATCTTGAGGCCGCTGAAACTGCAGGCAGAGGGCAGGCGCCATTCGTCACCTCCGTCCAAGCCTGCGGACACACCAGCGCTCCCCGACCCCATCCCCGGCGCCCAGCCCTGGAGTCTGCACTTGCAGAGTGAGGGCACAGGAGTCTGAGAGAGACCGTCTGGGCCACTCCTGCGTTTTACAAACGGTGAAACCTGAGGCCAGGTCAGGAAGAGACTTACCCAAGGCCACTCTGTCGGTGCACCTGAGCCATCCACCCCTTcgccccaggccccagccctcccctcaaCCAGGTCTCCAGCTCCTTCCTACTCCCCGCTCCATTTCAGATTCCCCTTTTGTGTCCCACAGGCCTACCCCTGCTCTCAGCACCCCTCGCCCTCTGCTAGCTGTAGCCCCAGAACCTTCTTATCACTGAGGCCAGACACAGTATCGATGTACTGCTCCTGGATCATGAAGGCGGCCAAGTTGGCGGTGTAGCTGGCGAGGAAAATGACGGCGAAGAAGGCCCAGACTAGGACCATGATCTTGCTGGTGGTGCCTCGGGGGTTCTCGATGGGCACCGAGTTGTTGAAGACCAGCGCCCACAGCAGCCACACAGACTTGCCGATGGTGAAGGATGGGCCCCCAGACTCTGGGGGTGAGAGGGTGGGCACAGAGGGACCCCAGTCTTCACTCTGTCCTGGGTGGGGCCCTATCCCCAGCCATCGCCCCTCCAGGGCAAGCCAACCCACcttgtctcccttttctctctctcattctctctctctctctctctctctctctctctttctctctctctctttctctctctctctctctctcatatatctGATTGGCCCCTGCTTGCTGTCCAAAAGCCAGAGACCTCCCCCAGGATCCAGCCTTCTCTGTAGGGCCCCTGCAGCCCTGAGCCCACCCGTCCAGaatgctccctccctcccaggcctaGGTGAGAGCCTACTCTTGCCACTGGTGAGGTTCTGGTTGTAGCTGACAGGGCTGAAGTACTCAAACATGAAGACTGTGATGGCCACCACGGTGAGACACATGACAAACATCATCACCCACACTGAAGGGCTGTAGGGCTCTGGGAACAGAGGGAGGCAGCTCAGAGGCCTCACTACTGTCCTTCCCACCCACAGCCCAGAGCACTGGGTGCAGACAGGTGCGTCCTCATGGTCAAAGTGGGGCCCGTCAGCTCCGAGGACTGAGCCAAGGGGTCTCTGACTCTCAGAGCAGCAGGGCGCCAGGAGAGACCACCCCCAAGAGAGATCAGGCTCTCcagcattctctgtctctccttcccctctgccctgggACCAGGTCCCATCACCCCACCCCAGGAAACTTCCCTTTGACTACACATCTCCCCTGGATCCCACACCGACCCCCAACTTCCTTTCACAAAAAGGGAGTTTACACCCCatgctctctccccttcctctcccacccccttgcCTGCAACCCACTCCAtctcccatctccctcctcctccccacccagcctgATCTCAAGTATCATCAGCATGCCCaaggaattctctttccctctcctccctcgaCTGCCAGCACCCCTAACCACACTCCTGTTCTGGAAGTGCCCCGCCTGGCCCAGCGTTGATGGCTGGCTGTTTGTTCTGCCTGGAATCAGGGTCTCTGAGATCAAGTCTCACTCTTGATCCTCCTGACGGGGCCCCGAAGCCCCAGAGGCTGGGGAGACCAACTGAGCTTCTCTGACCAATCTGTTCAGTGGCTTCAGTCTCCCAGAGCAAGCAGGCATTACTGCCATAAGCACTGTGTCCTTTGCCGCAATGCCCATCCCGTGGGGGTGGGGCTTATTGTCTCTTACGCAGCTGAGGAATCCTgatcagagaggttcagtgacttgctcaaggccacacagcaggaaggggattctctcttctgcttctggcTGAGGCTTGCCTGTCCTCGGGGCTCTCTGAAAATCCCCCACTCCAGGGCCCACTGACTTCCTGACAGGACGCTGGGCAGCGGCCAGGACTGTGGCTGTCTCCCCAGCAGCTAGTGTGAGGCCTGGCACGAAGGGGCTTGCCCCCACAAGGCTGAATTCCTACTGCTACTTCCCACTCTCTGGGTTGGCTCCTCCAGCTCCCTGCGAAGCTTCTCCCCTGGTGTGTCCCAGCCTCCCAGGCGCCTCCTGAAGTCGGCCTGCCTTCCCGGTTTCCCTGCCCCTCACAGTGACCCCTCCACCCTCCTTACCCAACACTCAGACTCAGATGGAACACGGACTTCGCCTCCTATCCCTCTGCATCCTACCGTCCTGCAGCTCAGGCCTCCGGCCAACCTCCAAGGCGCCCGCGGCTGCGCTGGCCCTCTAAGGCCCACCCCAAACTCCCCGTCTCTGCGCCTGCGCCTCAGACCCCAGAGCCATCCCCGCCCACCCAGAGCCGCACCCAGGAAGGCCGAGGGGGACACGGTGCCATTGCTGCGTGCCACCATCACACTGATGCCCGTCTCcacaaaaggcacagagaagtccacAATCTCGGAACGCTCCTCGTTGATGGTGAGGGAGCCGATGGCCATGTCTGCCCGCTGGTAGTACACCTGGGGTCATGGGGGCCGGGCCGGGTTGGAGGAGGGGTCCCACAGGCTGGAGCACTCTCCACAGCCCCCACCCTCGTCTACCACCCCCCTGACTGAGTGGGCTGTTCCCATCTGGGGTCCTCAGAGCCCCACTTGCACTACTGACCACCCCAGGGAGCATCACTGGTGACAACCCATCTCCCCTGCCGACTGGGAGAGCCATGGGAGCTGGCCCCAGGCTCCGCCCTGACTGACCCCCGGCACAGGAACATCTAGGGATGGCTGAGTGATGCATGGGGCCTGGGGTGGCGGGCGGGCAGGGAGGTGGGCTCAGGTGGACTGCAAGGGCGGGCCTACCTCCCCGATCATGCCGTTCCACACGCCTCGAACCCTCTTGCCATGCTTGCCGTTGGTCACCAGGTACAGGTCATAGGAGAACTTGACCACCTTGGCCAGCTTCTTGAGGATGTCAATGCAGAAGCCCTTACAGCAGAGCTTGGTGTAGGGGGCCGTGTCACCGCTGCTGCCACCAAGAGACCACCAGCAGTCAGAGCCAGCAGCAACTCCCAGTTTGGCAGgtggcccctgcccccacacccagGCATAAGACACACGCGCCTCCGTCACACGGCAGCACACAGCTCACACCGGGCCTTCCTGCACCCTCGCACGGACCTGAAGGTGTGGTTGCTCTGCCTGCGGCAGGGCACAGTGTTGGGCACACAGCCGCCCGTGCTGGGGTCAGGGCTCTCCACAATGACAAAGGGCCGCTCTTCCAGCGTGGCCACCGTCAGGTGCCGGCTGTCCACTACAGGCTGCAGGGAGGCACTATAGCGAGGCCACACTGGGTACTTCATGTGGAGGACACCATGGTCCCAGCGCCCCACCTGCAAAAGGTGACCAGCTTCAGCCTGGGACCTCCAGCCCGATTACCCCTACCTTCTAGGTGGGGGCCTCTGGTGGGACCTGCCAGGGCCAAGAGTGTCCCTCCCTAACCTGGGGAGCTTTGGGGCAGGAGCACTTGGAGAGCAGAGCAAGGGGCTGTGCATGGaccagaaaggggggggggctccctacagtctcctcccagcctctggccCCCACGCCTTCCCATCTAGCCACCCCACTGCTGCTGGCCTGCAGCATCTTCCTCGAGCCCAGACCTGAGacatctccccaccctccctaccccccacctcaGCACAAAGTCCTTTGCCCAGTACTCAAAGTTTTCCACACTCGGGCCCACCTTACCCCTCCCCACACTTCCTCCTCAGtctctacacccccccccccaaacaaatcACTTTAAAATGTCCCAGAcccttctgcccctctgtctATACCAGGCTAGTATCCCTTCCTGATGGCCTCCGACTCAACCCTCCACAGCCCAACCCAAACGTCCCAACTTCTGTGAATCTTTCCCCCGTTTCTTCCTTTGAAGGCAGAACCGGTTTCtggccctcctcttccccccccccccataatgcTTTGCACACATCTCTCCTCAAGCACTGAGCATCCCCAAATCTATTTGTTTACATGTCCACCTGGCCAGCATAGCTGTGGGTTACTCCCCCAGGGGCCGGACTAGATGATAAGAGTGTTTGATCAGTTCTGTATTGGAGGGAGGCTAGGGTGCTAGTCGAGCCCTGAGCCGAGATGCAGCACCCACCCTGGCGCAGGTGCAAATGTttcagctgagacctgaaggatgaggGGCTGGATGAAGGGCAGAAGGGACCCTCTGCTCAGCTGTGGGACAAGAGGGACTAGGGACAAAATGAGAGGATACCGAGGGACCCTGGGCTCACCCCCTTCTCACCATCTCCCAGAGGCGGTGACGGTTGAGGGCGATCACAACCATGGTGGGCTGGACCAGGTACCCACCAGGGCTGAAGGAGAAGTCTCGGCCCTCCCAGGTGACATTCAGTAGGTGCCTGCGATGGGGGAGAGAAACCAGGGTGTCCCTGGTTAGCTCTGCCAGCAGCCCTGCCCAGGACcagatgccccctcccccaccttctatGTCACCACTATCACCACCCCCAAGTAGCACTGACTGTGCAattattgttgtttctttgtaTTGACACCCCTCCCCCTGCAATCCTCACCACACCTCATACCTGGCTTCTTTTTCAGTTGAAGAAACtaagcccagagaggtgaggttAACTTGGCCCCAGGCACACAGCTAGTGGGAGGTGTAGCCACCCAGGTCCGCTGAagcggccccctccccctccgtgCCCTGGGCAGGTGCCCACCTGTAGAAGGCCTTCCGGGCAGGGCTGATGGGCCCAGGGTGGCCACGACAGTCCCCAGCCGGGGAGGGCAGGGCGCCGTGCTGCCGCTGGTAGCCGTGGGCGCCCAGGGCCAGGATGGCCACGCCGTCGCGGACCTTCTGGCGCAGGCTGAGGCGCCAGCTCTCGGTGACGACGCTGATGAGCCCCACGGGGAAGGCGGCGGGAGGCGCGTCGGTGCTCCCCAGCGCCAGGCTGGGCACCAGCCACACGTGTCCGGGCCCCACCAGGCCGGCCTGCGCCGCCTCGGCGAAAAGCACCTCGGCCTCCTCGCGCGAGCAGTAGGCCACCAGCACCGGGGCGTCGAGCTGGCGCAGCAGGCGCTGGGTGTGTGCGCGCTGCCCGCCCGGGCCCAGCTCCAGCGTGAGCACGTCCAGCAGCCGCCAGCTCAGGTAGCTGGCGTCGGCGACGGCGCGCACCCCCTCCAGGAAGAGCGCGTGCCCCGGGTGCAGGCTGGTGATGACGGCGAACGCGCTCCAGTCGTACTCCTCCAGCACCTTGAACAGCACCTGCAGCTGCTGCTCCAGGGAAACGCCCAGCTGCAGGAAGGCCGAGCCCGgctcctgggggcggggcggggcctgagtCGGGGCGGGGCTCGGCGCGCCCCGCCCCAACTTCTGCCTCCTCCTGCAGTCCCCTAATGCGCCCGCGTCCCCTAGACGCGGGGCGTCCCGGGAGACCCTGTGCTGCAACACCCGCCTCCCGCCCCCGATGTGGTCCCTAGCCCCTGCTGcccattagaatcatctggagggctTTTTGCGGGCTCGCGCCCGACCAATGCCGGATCAAAGCCCAGCAGCATCAGCTGTCACCTGGGAGCGTGTCGGAAATGCACATTCTCGGGCGCATCGCACACCTACTGGATCAGAACCTCTGGGGATGGCGCCCATGAATCTGTACCTTGACACGCTCTTCAGGTGATTCTTGAGCCCGCTAGTTTGGGAAGCAATGCCTCAGACCAACTGAATCAGACTTTCAGAGATGGGACTCTGGGCGTCTGTATTTTTCTAAAGCACTGTTAAGACAGCCACCACGCTGAGAGCTACTGCCAGGACCAAAGCTTCCTAGGAAAACACCCCACGGAGCCCTGTGGGTGAGAAGGTTCCAACTCCCCACTGCCTCCACCATCACAAATGCCAAGGGCACGCCAGCTCGAGCCTGGACTAGGGCAATCCCCTGCTAACTGAGGGGTCCCTCCTGCCACCGTAGGCCCTCCAAGATTTGGCCACACTGCGACTGCTGTCCCcgtctttaaaaaagcaaaccgGGCACAACCCTACAGGACAAGTAACCCAGTTCTTCCCACAGGCAAATTGCAAGAAAAGGAGATGTTGGAGGATCCTAGAGATTGTGGCTCTGAAGCCACGTCAGCCAATCGCCACGTGGAAACCTAACTGGTTTCTTGATTCAAgcaaccaaatttaaaaataagcacttagggcgcctgggtggctcagtcggttaagcatccaacttcagctcaggtcacgatctcgtggtctgtgagttcgagccccgagtcgggctctgggctgatggctcagagcctggagcctgcttctgattctgtgtctccctctctctctgtcccttccccattcatgctctgtctctctctgtctcaaaaataaataaacgttaaaaaaaatttttaataaaaataagcacTTAAGATGTTTATGAAACAAGGGGGGAATTTGAACGCCGGCTGGATATTTGATGATGTTAaggagtttttattattttctagatGTGATCATGTGGTGGTTCGGTTTTTAAGCCCTTATCTATTAGAGATATATACTGACATATGTCTGGGTGGGACAATAGGATGCTTGGGCTTTGCCTCAGAATGACACAGAAGAGAGAGGAGTAGTGGGGAGAAGGATGGGGCAGGGTTGGTCAGGGGTGGATGGTACATGGGGTCATTATACACTTCTACTTTTATGTATGCTCAAGTTTCTccctaataaaaaataatcataaaagaaaggcaaatcaGATAGGTCTCTCCCCTCAACACCTTCTTTGGCTCTCCAGTTACTTAGGATAAAACCCAAATATCTTCCTGCGTGCTCAGAATCCCACCCCCGTCTCCAACCTTCTCTCAAATCCTCCCAACTCCTTCACCTAGCTGCCTTCACACCATCTGATGCCTCCGGTGGGAACACTGCCCCCCATTtgaaccccccccacacacacaccttgccAACTCTCCCTCATCCTCCAGGCCTCAGCTTCTATATGATTTCTTAGGAGACCTTCTGACCAACCCTCTACCCAAACGGGGCCCTCTTAGACCCTCCTGTGTTTTTCCTTCAGAATGCTTGTCCCAGCTGTGACTGTAGATTAGCGTGTCTTTAGAACTGTCTCCACGGGCTGCAGATCTGTGAGGGCATGCCTCCCCCATGCTTGGGACACTGGCCTGACACTGGGTGTTCCCTGCAGGTTAACTGCATCGGATCCCctgcccagcctggcctctgCCCCTGAGTCTGGAGCTTGACCGAGGAAGGCccgagaagcagagagaaggtggGCCGGGGCTTCCCACCAGAGGTGAGCTTGCCACCCACCCCGCCTCATCCAGACACAATGTGAAAGCAGCCCAGAAAGTTTATCTTCTAGAACACGAGGACATAATTGTCACAGCCTCTTCCCCCGTCACCCTTGTCACACCCTCAGCCCCCAACACCTGCTGGTACCACCCAATCCCAGCTTCCCAGAGCTGAAGTCTCTCCCTGGCCCAGCCTCAGCCCCGCTCTTGCAGCCCCAGCCCGGCTCCCGGCCCACGGGATGAGGGGACATGAGTTTGGACAGGCACCTTGGGGGTGAGGACCACAGCAGAGCCCCCACTGATGCTGAGGATGGGCACATGGGTCTGGGAGGAGATG is a window of Prionailurus viverrinus isolate Anna chromosome E1, UM_Priviv_1.0, whole genome shotgun sequence DNA encoding:
- the GRIN2C gene encoding glutamate receptor ionotropic, NMDA 2C, which translates into the protein MGGALGPALLLTSLLGAWAGLGPGQGEQAMTVAVVFGSSGPPQAQARTRLTSQSFVDLPLEIQPLTVGVNNTNPSSLLTQICGLLGAARVHGIVFEDNMGTEAVAQILDFISSQTHVPILSISGGSAVVLTPKEPGSAFLQLGVSLEQQLQVLFKVLEEYDWSAFAVITSLHPGHALFLEGVRAVADASYLSWRLLDVLTLELGPGGQRAHTQRLLRQLDAPVLVAYCSREEAEVLFAEAAQAGLVGPGHVWLVPSLALGSTDAPPAAFPVGLISVVTESWRLSLRQKVRDGVAILALGAHGYQRQHGALPSPAGDCRGHPGPISPARKAFYRHLLNVTWEGRDFSFSPGGYLVQPTMVVIALNRHRLWEMVGRWDHGVLHMKYPVWPRYSASLQPVVDSRHLTVATLEERPFVIVESPDPSTGGCVPNTVPCRRQSNHTFSGDTAPYTKLCCKGFCIDILKKLAKVVKFSYDLYLVTNGKHGKRVRGVWNGMIGEVYYQRADMAIGSLTINEERSEIVDFSVPFVETGISVMVARSNGTVSPSAFLEPYSPSVWVMMFVMCLTVVAITVFMFEYFSPVSYNQNLTSGKKSGGPSFTIGKSVWLLWALVFNNSVPIENPRGTTSKIMVLVWAFFAVIFLASYTANLAAFMIQEQYIDTVSGLSDKKFQRPQDQYPPFRFGTVPNGSTERNIRSNYREMHTHMVKFNQRSVEDALTSLKMGKLDAFIYDAAVLNYMAGKDEGCKLVTIGSGKVFATTGYGIAMQKDSHWKRAIDLALLQFLGDGETQKLETVWLSGICQNEKNEVMSSKLDIDNMAGVFYMLLVAMGLALLVFAWEHLVYWKLRHSVPNTSRLDFLLAFSRGIYSCFSGVQSLASPARPPSPDLTAGSAQASVLKMLQAARDMVTTAGVSSSLDRATRTIESWGSSRRAPPPPACPGPRPPTPGPSPAPSPPGRGPPGGGRAALARRAPQLPGRPPTPGPSPPDVSRVSGRPPREVRRPVQAGRGGRHLSASERRALPARPLSPERCHYSSFPRADRSGRPFLPLFPEPPEPEDLPLLGPEQLARREALLREAWAQGPRPRHASLPSSVAEAFVQPRSLPTGCGRPACRRLAQAPSMRLPSYREACQESVWARVPVWPHRQHACLHAHVPLCWGAVCPHLPRCASHGPWLTGAWGPPRHRGRTLGLSTGYRDNGGLEEVSRVACGTHGFPGPCTWRRISSLESEV